TAAATTAAACTTGccattataattcaaaatcaagGTTTCACAAGCAATGGCATTAGAAATTCTATAAAATTCATaagcaaaataaatgaatgtCATAAGATTGCAACTAagtttttgctaaataaaatcTTGTTACATgtttaaaaattatgtatattaaacaaagaaaaaaaaggcaaatcTCAAACTAagtaaacaaaagaagagaaaataaaatgttaaaggcttaaactaaaagaaataaacaaataaagcataaaaaatataaacaaaataagaaaaagaaggtTTAAGCAATAAACTATATAACTTATATTGATATATTCATACCTCTAGCTATGTGAAACTGAAAAGTGATGTTCAGAATAGAGAAAATTGATGCATAGCCCTAGGTTTGGGGAATTGAAACAGTGAAAAGTGATGGGTACAGTAATATGTATCGGCAAAGAAGTGaaagaaaaatgcattttttttaaaaaaaaattctttaggTTTTCTCTTATTTAAATTACCATATTATCAtacattaaatattaaaaaagtcaTTGAGGTGGATCTATTAGTGTAATTTTACACAATTCACGTTCCAGCTAGGTCACATGGTTTGCTTAAATCCCATTGGGTTTTACTAGTTTTGACTTGGTCTTGTGCACATTCGATCCAGTTGATCAATAAGACCGGTCTATATACTGGGTCATCAAAGAACACCATAAATGCATTCTCCATTATATTATAAAAGAGGCTGCTAATGGGTGGCCAGATCTACTTGCCTTAGCGAGTACGCTATAGGTGCAATCAATCAATGAGGAGaagcttttttattattattattggtaagCATGCACCAAATAGGTCTTGAATTCACAACCTTACCCTCCACcaaaaacttgtaaaagcaCAAGTTTCCAGTTTACAAAAAGAATAACCTAGCACTTTAACTATATAATGTGTTAATGTATAAGTATTGTAGGATAAGAAATAGAAGTTTAGACAAAGAAGAAACTTAAGCACAGAAGGCTATTACGTTTAGATAATAAACTTAATTTTAGAAAGAGAAGTCaaatactaattttaaaaaaaaaaaaaatttgaggagcAATCAATGTATAGCTCCGTCTCTATGTTCGCTACTTGTTAATGTTGGTTTTAATAACAGGATCGGAATATTTTCATACGTAAATATCGgtttactattttaaaattagTGCAATatacaattatataaatatataataaaaatattattacttattactattgagctaaaatttaaattgataatagaataaacaaaaattctaatagtggatatgatttaaaaaaaaaaagtaaaaattggtTAATTGCACACATCGTACATTTGTCCTTACATATTGTATTCCACCAGTTatacaagggaaaaaaaaatggcacttttgtaaataaatatgCCTGGAATGGTATTTGTAGTAAGGCACCTTCTAAGAAGTTTCATTCcaacttaaaaattgaaaagtctaCCCTCCCCACGTGATTCCTTGTCTTTATTTCtactttttacttttcctttcccatcttctttttctttcatttgtttgtGAGAGAATGTATGTTAtgttttcctcatttttttttttttttggttaatttgttGATCGGTGCGAATGTATGTGTGAGGAAACACAATGATTTAGTCAATTCCGCGTTGTCAATAAAGTAATTTTAATCATTGTTTTCTCACTCACTTTTTGACAAATGAAAGAGCCTCTGTTCAAAAGTTTGCACCAAGGAATCTTCGCGGAAGTGGGACTTCTCTACTTTTAAGGCCTTCATTTCCACTCAAATATCGCTCTGTCAAAAAACTTGAAGCTTTACTCCTCATCTCTTGTAATTCTCATTTCATCACATCTTTGATCTTCTCAATCTTCTGCTTGTCGACTCTAATGGCTTCATCAATCCAACAAGGAGACTCCTTTTCTTCTCCCACTCGCCGGTGGGACTACGATGTCTTCTTGAGCTTTAGAGGTGAAGATACCCGCAATGGTTTTACTGGCCATTTACATCGTGCTTTGGTTGACAACGGTTTCAAGACCTTCATTGATGATGAACTCCCAAGAGGAGAACAAATTTCAGCGGAACTTCTCAAAGCTATCAAATCGGCTAggatttcaattattatattctCTCAAAACTACGCATTTTCTGCTTGGTGCTTAGATGAACTTGTCGAGATTCTTAACTGCAAGCAAAATGGACAATCGGTTCTGCCTGTTTTTTACAAAGTGGATCCATCTGATGTGCGTAAGCAAAAAGGTAACTTCGAAGTAGCACTGGCtgaacaagaaaacaaattcaagGATAACATAGGGAAGGTGCAGAGGTGGAGGGCAGCTCTAAATGAAGCGGCTAATTTGTCCGGATGGCATTATAAAGATTGGTATGTATCTAATAACATTAGCTTTTATGACTTTTAGACTTCTAATGGTTTTGTTACAACCACAAATgccaaatatgaaaaaataaaaaaaaataacaaatctaTCAAGTCTATTATGATATCTCTTCAATTACTAAGGCAATTAGGTTAGTAGAAATGGAAGAATTTAATCATACCAATTAAGAGTTTGTCTAacatatttttgagtttttctccCCCTATTAGTAAGTTGCAAACACATCCAATGAGCTTTAATTCCATGACCTCACCTTTCACCCACAGTTGTGAGAGGAGAAAGTGCTATTTGAATCAAGGCTCACCCACATGATCCCAAAAACATTTCTCTAATTTTCTTAATCATTTCATTCAAAGTTCTATAAATGAGTTCTCAATATGCTTTTATCTCACCTAAGGTGAAGTTTTCATGCAGCTACTTGCCTAAAGCCTAAAACAATTTCTtactaggaaaaaaattaagaatgaatGAAAATCAAAGTTGTGAATAAAGTATAGAATTTCATTTTGGTTTggcaaagaaacaaaatataccTTTCGTAGACTTCATAATGTTATAGTTTCtcccaccattttttttaaatcccatttttttttttttgggtcaagtATGGAAAACCAAAATCTTATtcccaacaaataaaataaaataaatgatactTCTCAAATACTTGAATTATGTCCTTTAATTCAATTGATAATGTGTCAAGTGTAGGATGTAATGCACAAAACTAgacattttgattcttttattttcatattcatatttTCAACTAGTCCAACTCATTTAATGTCTTGTATGCTTTGTGATTGGCAGCGACCCTGAATACAAATTCATCCaacaaattattgaaaatatattgGATACCAAATTAGATGAAATACAGTTATTTGTTGCAACATACCCTGTTGGAGTAGATTCTCGTGCCAAGGCCGTAGAATCACATTTAGAAATTAAGGTAAACGATTTTCGAATGGTAGGGATTCATGGTCTTGGGGGAATAGGTAAGACAACTATTGCAAAAGCTgtttataatagaatttttaagCATTTTGAAGGAAGTTGCTTTCTAGAAAATGTTAGAGAAAGTTCTGAAACAAATGATGGCATGATCCAACTACAAGAGAAACTCCTTTTTAATATCTTAAGGGGCAAACATTTGAAGGTGGTGAGTGTAGCCCGTGGAACCAATATGATAGAGGAAATGCTTCTTCGTAAAAGAATTCTTGTAATTCTTGATGACGTGgataaatcaaaacaaatagaaaatttgtttggaaattATGATTGGTTTGCTTCAGGAAGTAGAGTCCTTATAACAACAAGAGACAAACACTTGCTCGATAATCTTGGAAAAGTTTGTACAACTTACAAGGTGACAGAATTGGACAaatgtgaagctcttgaactcTTTAATCAGCATGCCTTCAAAGGAAATAAACTTGAGGAAGATTATTCTAAACTTGCAAACCAAGTCATACAATATGCCAATGGCCTACCATTAGCTTTAACAATAATAGGTTCTGATTTGTGTGGGAAAACAAGATCTGAATGGGAAAGTGCAATACAGCAATATGGAAAAATTCCTAAAGGAGATATTTATAAATTACTTAAAGTAAGTTATGATGGATTGGAAGAAGTGGAAAAGGATATTTTCCTcgatattgcatgtttcttcaAGGGAATGAACAAGGATaatgttgtaaatatattaGATGCTTGTGATTTATATCCAACATTTAATATTCCAAACCTTGTTAATAAATGTCTCATAACTATTAGTCATGGCATATTGTGGATGCATGACTTGGTACAACAAATGGGTAGAGAAATTGTTCGGCAAGAATCACCAAAAATCCTTAACAAACGTAGCAGGTTATGGCATTATGAGGATGCACTTGAAGTACTAACTGGAAATAAGGTATAACTTCTTATTCTTTagattttaacttcttttttcatCAGGTATaagtgataattttttcttctttgataatTTCTTCCTTTCTAATATTATGGCAAATATAAGtttaacaatatcatttttgcttaaaatttcaTGATCATTATAGATTTGGCAAATTCTATTGTGTTATATGTTTCACTTAATTCTTTATCCAATCAGGGGTCAGACAAAATTCAAGGTATAATGTGGCATTCGCCTAATCCAATAACAGTGCAATTACATGCTAAAGCTTTCAAAAAGATggaaaatctcaaatttcttatgGTTCGTAATGTACTCATTTCTAAAGAACTTAAATATCTTCCCAATGGGTTAAAGTTACTTGAATGGAACGAATATCCTTTTTCTTTGCCATCCAATTATCGTCCTCAACAACTTGTTGTACTCGAGATGCCGCGTAGTTGCATTAGATTGGAGGAGCTATTCATGCAGGTATGAGTATTAGTATTAatgaattttgatttctttgaatgttatttctaaaatttgtttgatgaacaatttttggggtttttttttccttgtagggGGGCCATTACAATAATTTGAAAAGTATCAATTTGGAAAGGTGTATATCCATTAGAAAATTACCTGACTTGTGCGCCCCAAACTTAGAGAGATTGAACATTAATGGTTGTGAAAATTTAATTGAGGTTCATGAGGCCATTGTATCACTTGATAAGCTCAAAATGTGGGATCTCAGCAATTgcaaaaaacttcaaattcttcCTAGCAGCATTAGGTTGAAATCTCTTGAAGATATTTATCTAGTTGGCTGCTTAAGTCTTGAAAAATTACCTAACTTGGGTGCCCCAAACTTAAAGTCATTGAACATTAGTGGTTGTCAAAATTTAATTGAGGTTCATGAGGCCATTGGATCTCTTGATAAGCTCAAAAGGTGGAATCTCGGCAATTgcaaaaaacttcaaattcttcCTAGCAGCTTTAGGTTGAAATCTCTTAAAGAGATTCATCTAGATAGCTGCGTAAGTCTTGAAAAATTACCTAACTTGGGTGCCCCAAACTTAGAGTCATTGGACATTAGGGATTGTGAAAATTTAATTGAGGTTCATGAGGCCATTGGATCTCTTGATAAGCTCAAACAGTGGAATCTCAGCAATTgcaaaaaacttcaaattcttcCTAGCAGCTTTAGGTTGAAATCTCTTGAATATATTGATCTAGGTGGCTGCGTAAGTCTTGAAAAATTACCTGACTTGGGTGCTCCAAACTTAGAGAATTTGAGCATGggtaattgtgaaaatttaattGAGGTTCATGAGGCCATTGGATCTCTTGATAAGCTTGAGTCGTGGTTTCTCAACAATTgcaaaaaacttcaaattcttcCCAGCACCCTTAGGTTGAAATCTTTAGAAACTATTAGTCTATGCGGCTGCGTAAGCCTTGAAAAGTTTCCCAATTTTCACCCAGAAATGAAATGTGAGAGGTTCGATTTTCTTTATAGTAATATTAGAGAATGGCCTTTGTCATGGGAGTATCTAAGTGGTGGGGTTATTCACTTAAGCCTAGGTAAGTGTCAAAACGTTGGGGATTTTCTTGTTAGCATTTTGGGATGTAAGTTTACGAA
The sequence above is drawn from the Quercus robur chromosome 7, dhQueRobu3.1, whole genome shotgun sequence genome and encodes:
- the LOC126691830 gene encoding disease resistance protein RUN1-like isoform X8 produces the protein MASSIQQGDSFSSPTRRWDYDVFLSFRGEDTRNGFTGHLHRALVDNGFKTFIDDELPRGEQISAELLKAIKSARISIIIFSQNYAFSAWCLDELVEILNCKQNGQSVLPVFYKVDPSDVRKQKGNFEVALAEQENKFKDNIGKVQRWRAALNEAANLSGWHYKDCDPEYKFIQQIIENILDTKLDEIQLFVATYPVGVDSRAKAVESHLEIKVNDFRMVGIHGLGGIGKTTIAKAVYNRIFKHFEGSCFLENVRESSETNDGMIQLQEKLLFNILRGKHLKVVSVARGTNMIEEMLLRKRILVILDDVDKSKQIENLFGNYDWFASGSRVLITTRDKHLLDNLGKVCTTYKVTELDKCEALELFNQHAFKGNKLEEDYSKLANQVIQYANGLPLALTIIGSDLCGKTRSEWESAIQQYGKIPKGDIYKLLKVSYDGLEEVEKDIFLDIACFFKGMNKDNVVNILDACDLYPTFNIPNLVNKCLITISHGILWMHDLVQQMGREIVRQESPKILNKRSRLWHYEDALEVLTGNKGSDKIQGIMWHSPNPITVQLHAKAFKKMENLKFLMVRNVLISKELKYLPNGLKLLEWNEYPFSLPSNYRPQQLVVLEMPRSCIRLEELFMQGGHYNNLKSINLERCISIRKLPDLCAPNLERLNINGCENLIEVHEAIVSLDKLKMWDLSNCKKLQILPSSIRLKSLKEIHLDSCVSLEKLPNLGAPNLESLDIRDCENLIEVHEAIGSLDKLKQWNLSNCKKLQILPSSFRLKSLEYIDLGGCVSLEKLPDLGAPNLENLSMGNCENLIEVHEAIGSLDKLESWFLNNCKKLQILPSTLRLKSLETISLCGCVSLEKFPNFHPEMKCERFDFLYSNIREWPLSWEYLSGGVIHLSLGKCQNVGDFLVSILGCKFTNLRHLDVFDCDTHIIESHILMKPDSFPSLEYLRIDGSNIVTIPESIIRFTTLRLLSMRNCKILREIPRLPQSIRKVGASDCMSLDLPSSCRLFNQFLEIFMDPSHFDYDGYYYDLVLPRIGIPKWFKLNHQSVGNSVSFVVGREFQKLFLCFAFRSAEVKATKATYFVVSTNGFSLKDNAWLISGVTEHLFLRPLYLGGWNASNPSEQNDVTITVEIQYQGMSSSSDDPKITWLGVHVDCICCGSSSVPDDIDHHSFPSDVGLQMDTTNGLDLPMGHPGLGFTYGLDDLGSSSIARICDNTDPDFESSFRDDVHDLDSSASRDACPPIVLDDIEHHSLPSDVLPVDTTNGSELGLGWQDLGFNDGFDLGSSSVAHAFDNNNFDFNQFPPSKKARRS